The DNA sequence ATTAGCATTGATGTGGACTGATCCATCTACCCTGCATATATATCTTTGCATTCAAGTAACCCCAAACCCAAGCTAAATTATCACAAATAGTTTCAAGGCAGTTtattacaactgaccttcagGCCACAGGGATCAggtcccctgaaggaaatggtcgctttggactctatggtgttatataCCCCACTGACGTCCCTTCTCTTTCTCAAACCCGCccttctcaggttccaccccagcgttgccaggtatttcccaacccggagctggcagccctggcgCAAGTGCCATGTCTCCCTTACCACAAGCTGTGGAGATAACAAAAGTTGATCTTCTTGCAGAATTCACAGAAGAACTTGTCCGCGATCCAGCAGGTGATTGCGATAAACCACCAGATCACAGTGATGGCGGCCAGTCGGCGTGCACGGGGGTTGGTGCTCCTGTGGAAGATACTCAACATTTTAGAGGCTGGACCCTTGCCCTGGTCCAGCCCTTCCCCAGTGGGCCTCTTAATGGAGCCCCCAAACCAAAATGTATGTGGGGCTGAGATAATCCACCAAGCACACTGCTTCTCTGCATGCGTCGCTGCTCTGGCCTTGCCTTCTTCCAATGTGTGCTGTGTGCTGGTACCATCTCTGCACGTGGGGTGTTGTCAAATTGTTTGACCACTCTCAATGCGGAAAGGCCATAGGAATGacgaccaattcctcactagcagttgctccacccctgggtttctgctttccccagctccctccaattagggttgccagcctccaggtggacccCACATTTCTCCCAcatttatagctgatctccagctggcagagttcagcttccctggagaaagtaatacaatagcacaggtaccAGTGTATTGAGCACTATATCAGTGGCACAATAAAACGTATGTGGTTTTAGTAGGAACCCTACACCTAATTGTGATGGTGTAGGTACAATGAGAGGACAGGGCAGTCTTGTAAAAATAGAAATATTTCCGTAGAATGTTAAAACCACCATTGAGAAGGGACCCAAAGTCCTAAGATTCTATCTAAGTCCCACTTCTCCTCTTTCACCCCCAGTATAGTCAAGttcttatacccagggctttttttgtagcaggaactcctttgcatattaggccacacccctcttatgtggccaatcctccaagagcttacaggaggccctgtaagaagagccctgttatcTCTTGGAAGATtaactacataagaggggtgcgacctaatatgcaaaggtgttcctgctacaaaaaaagccctgctgtaccCAAAGTTGgcatcgtagaatcatagagttggaaggggccttccttccttcctctgatggtTATTCTGTGCGGTTCTTAAATTAAgcgagtttggctacccctgctctaggctgaacCTGCTTTgagcaggagattggactagacAGTCTGTATGTTCCCTTCCATCTCTGTGTTTCTATGATtcaaatagtaaagagtccagtagcacttttaagactaacacattttgtaGCATAaactttcgagaaacacagctctctcttGGTAATTAACATTTCATTGGAGTTTTCcagtacaaaaaacaaacaagattgcaaaggaacaaggatgtCAATAACATTGTAAATAATAGATGccgtgtttcttgaaagcttacgtTACAACAAAATTTGTTAGCCTTacaggtactactggactcttttacTATTCCGCAGGAACAGACTGACGCAGCTCTCTGGGTCGATTCAAATGCTTTCCCATTTCTTTTCCTTGTCGTGCAGCTCTgcctgcagccactaggggtcaGGGATGTCAGAGAGCGAAGGACAAGGCACTCCGTTGGCTAGACTCACCTTTCCTGAAAAACTGAATCTAACTTGTGGAACAGACCTTGTGTTGCAGCAAGCTAAAACAAACTTTCCCACTCTTTTCCTTaacttctctccctctttcccacatttttctcattcatttctctctccctccacctAATTTTTCCACGTCTCTTATCTACCCTGCCCCTTTATTTTCAAGTATCAACCAGGgtcagctctgccactaggcaaactaggtgattgcctagggcgctggcctacTGGGCACCCcttatgtgacttggtgacattatcagagcagggggtggggggtccaccacaagttagccttgcctaggatgccagacagtctagggccggccctggtctTAACTCCTCCTTGCCCCTatcctgcttggcagtttagaacagcggtccccaacctttttggcaccagggactggttttgtggaagacaattttttcatggaCCAGGGTGGGAGGAATGGTTtcagaatgatacaattgtgcactttatttctattagtttggtgtggtggttatcttatctgggagaactgggtttgattccccactcctccacttacagctgttggaatggccttggttcagccataactctcgtaggaattgtccttgaaagggcagcgtctgggagagctttctcagccccacctacctcacagggtgtctgttgtaggggaggaagatagtgagcccctctgagattcagagtagagggtgggatataaatccaatgtcttattattattattactacattgtaatacataatgaaataattatacaacttatggctcagttgctaacagaccacagactggtactggtccatggcccaggagttggggacccctgatgtagaatatacttatcagggctttttttgtagcaagaactcatttgcatattaggccacacatccctgacgtagccaatcctccaagagcttacagggctcttagtataggatatcctgtaagctccaggggcattggctacatcaggggtgtgtggcctaatatacaaatgagttcctgctacaaaaaaagccctgagtagtatAATAGCAACGCTTTagtaatattatgaacagaaggtgTGGGTATGAATATTTCCCTGTGATCTAACAAAGGATGCTCTTTaccaattttccctctaagctgtggagtcttgtgagcaaaaattctatgttgtgagctactgacattaaagttgtgagcaagcaatttggctactgcataaaagagtttgctctggtgccatcctttctgagctaagacaaaaatgtgtgcgctggaggctaaaaaactgagctagctcacactaactcagcttacagggaatacTGTTCTTTACATGCATGGTAATTGGACATGGATATTaatctaggtgggcagccgttttggtctgaagcaggggtggaattctagcaggagctgctttgcatattaggccacacacccctgatgtagccaatcctccaagagcttacaaggctcttttttgtaagctcttggaggattggctacatcaggagggtgtggcctaatatgcaaaggagctcctgctagaattccacccctggtctgaagcaatgtgatgagtccaatagcacctttaagaccaaaaaagttttattcaagttgtgagctttagtgtgcatgcacactttgtcaaacaggatgAAATCAGACTTgcttggatggatggatggatggatggatggatggatggatggatggatagatagatagatagatagatagatagatagatagatagatagatagatagatagatagatagatagatagatagatagatagatagatagatagatagatagatacaaacagacagacagacagacagacagacagacagagcaaTGCAAAATTACAAAATTAGACACATGGCACTAGagtcagggtggccaaacttgcttgacataagagctacatagaataaacttcagatgtttgagagccggaaggaaggaagtacagggagggagaggtagaaagaaagcagctttaactttaaatgcattctcccaacatgatttaaagagagaaaagccttctccaagctggcagacaGGGAGGTtgggccttgagagccacacaatatgtgtgaaagagccacgtgtgactcccaagccgcagttcggccacccttgctctagagaaTGAGATTGAGAGGCACAGGCTATACAAACAGAGTAGGAGTGGAGAGCATTTTTGGCAGGCACAGCTTGtctggaaagagggagggaaactgCTGTTGCTTCCTTTGCACAATCACAGTGGTTTCTAGAAGTATGTATGAGAGCCTTCCCAAGGATCAATGCACTCCCAATATTGAACCCTGGTTTGATACTGAATGACAGTTCCTCTACCATGAGAGATGGGTCTTTCCTGATAGATCAGTCCTTATGCCCCGCCCACTGGGAACTGGAGCAGGGCAGAGGTTCCCATGAGTCATCGCCGAAGCCCTTACATTTTGGCTTCCATGAAGATCACATACAGGATGTGGATGCCGACGCTATTCAGGGCATAAGCGTTGAGCACCGGTTTGATGAAGGACAACAGAGAGGTCAGCACCGTCAGGATGCCCACCAGCCACTGAAACTGTACCCTAGGGGGTGGGAATAAAAATAGAGTTGTGAGCTCAGGAATAGAGTTGTGTGTAAAGCACTGCACTAGAAACCCCTGCACGGCTCTGCTTTTATTTCCTAGTTTTATTCAGTGGGTGCTGCACATGCGGTTAGCCACAGCTTCCTATTTCCCTGTGTCTTTCCCTCCATGATGTTGGAGACCTGTGCATTGGTAAACCATTGTCCCCTCCCCAATGGAACTGCAGTGAGAGTCTTTCTGTCATTGATCTGTAAGAGCACATACACATCAGTGAAAacgactagatggactgttggtctaatccagcagggatcATCTTATATTCTTAAGGATCTTGAAGCATTCATACGTATGATGGTTCTTTTGTTGTtgtcgttgttcagtcgcacagtcaagtccaactctttgtaaccccacggacaaagtcacgccaggccctcctgtcttccaccatcctccgaagtctgctcaaatttgtgttagttacatcagtaacgctgtccagccatctcatcttttgctgtcccgtTCTTTgacctcctgtctttcccagcatcagggtcttctccagggtcttctcccttctcatttggcggccaaagtatttgagcttcagcttcagcatctgaccttccagggttggtcagggttggtttccctcaggactgactgatttgatcttgcagtccaagggactctcaagcgtccagcaccacaattcgaaagcatctattcttctatgcTTGGCCTCCAGCGCACACATGGTTCTTTTGCATACCAGCAAAACCTCGCACATAAGAACACgagaagaaccctgctgaatcagagtgctggtccctctagtccagcatcccatctcacacagtgaccaaccagttcctctggagggccagcaacaaggcatagaggctgaggccttctcctgatgtggCCTCCAGCTCTAAGATTCTGAGGTTGACTACCTCTGAACacggaggttcccttcagtcacaatGGGCAGTTGCTAttattgatagacctatcctccatgattcTATCTAATTCCCTTTGAAAGCTATCTATTCCTATGctcatcactgcatcctctggtagcaaattccagattctaatcactctctgtgtaaagaagtatttccttttgtccttcccctgcccccaactgtagattggcaaccctaaaaacgagacaacaaaggaagggaaggggggggggaatctcttaACCTGTTTTTGATGAATGGTGGGTAATGGTTTGTGGGAAACCAGCAAGCATAGCTCAGTCCTATCGTCCAGAGAATGGAGAGTTCGTCCAACATCTGCCCGGCATAGCTCAGCGTCATGTGGAAGTAGATGGAGGAGATGCCTGCAAATGCACAAGAGCATCTTATTTGAATCAGATCTTCTATAGCCAGCAGTTTAAAAACAAGTGCAGGGGGTTTAGATCTGTCTAGAAGCCCCTACTTTTTGACCTGGAAACTTTGCACTTGTGGCTCTCCTGTTCTTATACCTGAGTCTCCCCcactccccggggggggggggcgctttggCCAGGGTGTAAGCAGTCAGACTCCTCCTCCTACATAAGGAGTAGTTTGTAGATTGAGAGACAAAAACATCcttcagcttggtgtagtggttagccaGTGGTGTCgtaattaagtgtgcagacacttatctgggagaaccgggtttgattccccactcttccacttgcagctgctggagtggccttgtgtcagctatgactctcacagaactgtccttgaaagggcggcttctgggagagctctctcagcctcacccacctcacagggtgtctgttgtggggagaggaaggtaaaggagattgtaagccactctgagactctgagattcagagtaaagggcaggatataaatccaatattaataTCACCTTCAAAAATCTTAAACTAGATGCTATTTGGCCTGAAATGTCACACAAAAAAGATGCCCAAAAGACACTAACCAGAGACAGGCCTGGGAACAAATTTCTGCTTTTGGAAGGTGTCAAATCAGGCACAGGCTGActaaccacccccctccccaaggagaTAAACCCTTTAGATCAAAGGGTTTCCCAAGAAAACATGTTGCTTACCATCaaagcatcccccccccacccttttaaCCCCAATTTACCATCTTCTCCCATCCAGCAATTGCAGGGTCAAACATTCAGTCAAGCCTACTCTAAGTAtttggcaacttggcttcccattctagaaaagcttgacaccgatccattttatgctaactcttacactaaaaacaaaatgtgtaaagatttccttttgctataaaaattTTTCTAACAAGTTAAGTTCAAGTTAATTACAACTGTATTacatccttttttcttcttctttcttttctttcctttccccgattttattttaatttttaaatactgtgttataACTATTATAAATTTTATTACCTTcaatttgtattttgtttttaaaggtcgTTTTTGTTATGTATTTTGTTTACTAAGCTTACGATGCTATTCTTGTTGATCTTAACGGTAAACTTCTTGtcttatggattgtaagctattcTTACgtttcaataaaattgtttaaaatttaaaaaaaaaacattcagtcACCCGTATTTTATCACAGGTAGGTCAAAAACATGGACACTTTCCAACTCAGGAAATCTCACCAAATCTCTCACCCTTCATTGTTTACCTCCAGGACCAACACCTCTGAGTCcaccagcacctttaagaccaacactagGTTATTCAAGGGATGAGCTTTTGGGCAATCTTCTTCAGAAGTGCCTGCCCAGGAGAGGTCATACCGTGAATGCTGCActtgtgttggtctttaaggtgccactggagtcaaactctgttctgctgcctcaacccaacacagctgcctaccagGATCTAACATCAAAACATTTTTGAGGTGGTCACGTAAGCACTGCCACAAGGCCcgacttgcttaaggtaagagccacatagaataaatgtcagatatttgagaggcacaagatggagagggaaggaaggaaaatgggggggggggagatagaggtggaaataaaacaactttaaaggcaggcaggagagaaggaaggaaaacgggggagggaggagggagagagaggtgaaaagaaaacaactttaaaggcaggcaggagagaaggaaggaaaacgggggagggaggagggagagagaggtgaaaagaaaacaactttaaaggcaggcaggagagaaggaaggaaaacggaggaGGGAGATAGAGGTGAAAAGAAAACTTTAAAGGCAggctggcaggaaggaagggaaatggaagagggaggagggagatagaggtggaaagaaaacaactttaactttaaatgcattcttcaaaccaccagctggcttggcttggggaagtgatttaaagagagaaatgtcttctccaagccagctgacagggcagcggAAGCTTTGAgaccacacaatatttgtgaatgcactagggctttttttgtagcaggaactcctttgcatattaggccataccctcctgatgtagccaatcccccaagagcttacagggctcttcgtacagggcctgctgtaagctccaggagaattggctacattaggggagtgaggcctaatatccaaaggagttcctactacataAAATGCCTAGGagaaccacgtgtggctcctTTCCTGAGCCACCATTTGGCCACTCGTGGCCTATATCAAGTGCATCcagctatgtgtgtgtgtgtgtgtctttctgtGTTCTCAGTGCTAAACAGCACACCCTCAACTTGCATGTGGGCTTACTCCTCTATGAAAGGCTGCCCATTCACAACTTTCTCCATGGATTTGCTCCTCTAGATTGGTAAATATTGCCTTTCCCAAAGTCTATCTCCCTCGCTCCTCCCTATTTTTCATCTTAGCTCTTCTTGTATGTGTGTTTCAGTGTGCTGGCATGTTTATTTTTAcccttttattatttttcaatttttaaaaaacttaccgGTTGGACATCTGCCCAGTTTACTTGAGAgttctctgaggggaaaaaatcctGGTATACATTGGTGGAGATGCCCAGTTACCTGCCTCTTGCTAAGCTAATTTCCTCTGCTGATTAAGAGGCAgcctgtcatgggtactggggaccctgcagaagaagctgagcctgcaggagaaactgtgcccctgccacctgcaccagtgcccctgcctcctactggggaagatccaagcccccctgcctcgccctctcgggtggctcgtgtgcgtgactgccttagtcaggacctcagggatcggaggagggcggcacgctcacgagcaagatgctccctgagccctgagttctaaaaggatcctggcccctctaggagtgaggatgcttgagtctcagcaggatcccggccgccctctgagtcagcaattagtccaaatgggcaacagacagcagagggctatatagctgtgggctttgggagaaggctttgtggaagcaactagtctcttacctgacgttctagcgtCCACTTCGGtgtctgactttggcttctggaccccctgactttggctttgacttctggacctctgacctgcgatacctggactgtgatttggcgTTGGTgtattggaccctctttgctccccagctacagaccttggactgcccctggacttcgcctgacctagcctcagctcgtgacacagccagtttggttaacAAGGGGAGTGAGTCCCCGGAACTCCCTCCCACTTGCTTTTTTTTGCTGCAGATTTCAAAAGTCACCTCAAGCATTTATCCTTCATCCCTTTTCTCGGCGTCAGGGATTTCTTCCAGAGTTGGATTACCTCCTACATCACAGGAAGCCATTCCCAACCGAGGGCAGGTTTTTCATTTCCCTCTCACCTACCGATCATCGCCACCAGGACGGCAAGGCTGCGGACGGGGATAGGCCGATATTTCATGTAGTCGAAGTTCAGCATTATCACGAAAGGTGTCATGATGAAGAAAATGATGTTGCTGATCTGGAGAGAAAGGGGCAAATGGAGAGCTGGAACTATTGTTGTCATTCAACCAATGGTTAATCCAGCGCAGTATTGTGTGTCCCACATCTGCCCCTTAAAAAGGCCCAAAGAAGGGGCACATGCAGTCTGTttccgttagggttgccaagtccaattcaagaaatatctggggactttgggggtggagccaggagactttggggtggagtcaggagctaTTAGGGGTTCAGCCATAAGCAAGGTTGTgtccagcataattgaactccaaagggagttctggccataacattgaaagggaccgcacaccttttaaatgccttccctctattggaaataatggataggggtaccttctttggctcatagaattggacccactagtccaatctttttgaaacttggagggtcttttgaggagagggattagatggtatgctgcaaatttggtgcctctacctcaaaacatagccctccccaagagccccagatattcgtagatcaattctccattataccctatgggaatcattctccacagggaataatggagttgcCAGCAGTAAtttccttccctgccccccccttttctgatgacgctgaagtgggggaagggcctccaaaccgggggatcccctgcccccatctggggattggcaaccctagtttctgcTCTTAAGCCGAACTCATGTTCCAAAGTGAAAGGTGCAGATCGTTTGTGTTCTGTGTTTACTTATTTCATTTGTGCCCCTTCTTTCTTCCCAGGGTTTCCATCATTCCATCAGGCTGTTTCCATCAttctcctaggcttgccaatcctcaggtcctaGCGGGGGAATCTCCCggtttggcaggctctttcctacccccagtcagctgaccggcgaggggaagccccgtcccaacaacctccatgtgccttcaaatctccgaaggcttaagaagatgcttgggaacaatttgcttttagaaaggtgtgtgtgcctttaaatctcgagCCAGgttgaatgggggcggggtgaacCTGCAGAATAACGTGCCtgttgaaagggaagggaaggagccagaacctctgtttgttttacagtgagtataaatgggcagtcttcgcagcggaggacggtaagcagtggagtgccgcagggctcagtactgggtcccatgctctttaacttgttcataaatgatttggagttgagagtaagcagtgaagtggccaagtttgcagatgacactaaattgttcagggtggtaagaaccagagaggactgtgaggaactccaaagagatctgttgaggctgggtgaatgggcgtcaacgtggcagatgaggttcaatgtggccaagtgcaaagtaatgcacattggggccaaaaatcccagctgcaaatacaagttgatggggtgtgaactggcagaaactgaccaagagagagatcttggggtcgtggtagataactcactgaaaatgtcaagacagtgtgcgattgcaataaaaaaggccaacgccatgctcggtattattaggaagggaattgaaaacaaatcagccagtgtcataatgcccctggataaatcgatggtgcggtctcatttggaatactgtttgcaattctggtcaccgcacctcaaaaaggatattatagcattggaaaaagtgcagaaaagggcaactagaatgattacaggtttggaacactttccctgtgaagaaaggttaaaacgcttgaggctctttagcttggagaaacgtcaactggggggtgacatgatagaggtttacaagattatgcatgggatggagaaggcagagaaagaagtacttttctccctttctcacaatacaagaactcgtgagcattcaatgaaattgctgagcagtcgggttaga is a window from the Heteronotia binoei isolate CCM8104 ecotype False Entrance Well chromosome 2, APGP_CSIRO_Hbin_v1, whole genome shotgun sequence genome containing:
- the ACER1 gene encoding alkaline ceramidase 1, with amino-acid sequence MSSGVKMPSIFAYLSAEVDWCEGNFEHSEYIAEYYNTISNIIFFIMTPFVIMLNFDYMKYRPIPVRSLAVLVAMIGISSIYFHMTLSYAGQMLDELSILWTIGLSYACWFPTNHYPPFIKNRVQFQWLVGILTVLTSLLSFIKPVLNAYALNSVGIHILYVIFMEAKMSTNPRARRLAAITVIWWFIAITCWIADKFFCEFCKKINFCYLHSLWHIFINLALMYLSTLIIYLDVLYEMPGSVPNLTYWPSEKSPLTLPCLVIGKSQKWC